Proteins from a genomic interval of Halarsenatibacter silvermanii:
- a CDS encoding NAD(P)/FAD-dependent oxidoreductase: MSKNTRDEYDVVIVGGGVVGSAIARELSRYNISLCLVEKESDVASGTSKANSGIIHAGYNAAEDTLKGRLNVEANPVFDELCADLNVPFARIGSLVVGFDKDDIDYLKREKKAGEKRGIPGLKILNREELREKEPDIHPEAELALYAETAGIASPYKLTIRLAENAVKNGADVRLNTEVLEIDTEKGRIKKVITDRGSLKCSVVVNAAGVYADKIAAMVGEDYSITPRKGEYHLLDKEYGDSVNHVIFPMPDEKSKGILVTPTVAGNLLLGPNSVEIDDKEDVTVSAAGLQEVKEGSKKLFPDLPDDGVIASFAGLRATLPHEDFKIEPLEEPLGFIEAAGIQSPGLTCAPAIAWMVRDLIEEISPDLEENLDLQLKKDFDPTLPHHPHLRDFSDCRQNWQPQFEKNRDYGQVVCRCEHVTRGEIIDALDRPLVSPTLDGIKRRTRAGGGRCQGGFCGPRVAEIIAEELGISPLEVTKSGPGSEILAERVKDLKPDSDLTYGVGESHD, translated from the coding sequence ATGAGTAAAAATACCAGAGATGAGTACGATGTGGTCATTGTGGGCGGGGGAGTTGTGGGGTCAGCCATCGCCCGGGAGCTGAGCAGGTATAATATTTCTCTGTGCCTGGTTGAAAAAGAATCTGATGTGGCTTCTGGAACCTCCAAGGCTAATTCAGGAATCATACACGCCGGTTACAATGCTGCTGAAGATACGCTCAAAGGCAGGCTGAATGTTGAGGCAAATCCCGTCTTTGATGAACTCTGTGCTGATCTGAATGTGCCTTTCGCCAGAATTGGTTCGCTGGTAGTGGGATTTGATAAAGACGATATTGATTATCTGAAGCGGGAAAAGAAAGCAGGAGAAAAAAGAGGTATTCCCGGCCTGAAAATTTTAAACAGGGAGGAACTGCGGGAAAAAGAACCCGACATCCATCCTGAAGCAGAACTGGCACTTTATGCTGAAACGGCCGGTATTGCCTCACCCTACAAGCTGACTATCCGTCTGGCGGAAAATGCAGTGAAAAATGGCGCCGACGTCAGATTGAATACTGAAGTTTTGGAGATCGATACGGAAAAAGGCCGGATTAAAAAGGTGATTACCGATAGAGGCAGCCTAAAATGTTCTGTGGTGGTGAATGCCGCCGGAGTTTACGCCGATAAAATCGCAGCCATGGTCGGTGAGGATTACAGCATAACACCCCGCAAGGGTGAGTATCACCTCCTGGATAAGGAATACGGAGACAGCGTAAATCACGTCATTTTTCCGATGCCCGATGAAAAATCCAAGGGAATTTTAGTCACTCCCACCGTGGCCGGCAATCTGCTTTTAGGACCTAACTCGGTCGAGATAGATGATAAAGAAGATGTTACCGTAAGCGCAGCCGGTCTGCAGGAGGTTAAAGAGGGGAGCAAAAAACTCTTCCCCGATCTGCCGGACGATGGAGTAATAGCTTCCTTTGCCGGCCTGAGAGCGACCCTGCCGCATGAGGATTTCAAGATAGAACCGCTGGAAGAGCCGCTGGGATTTATCGAGGCGGCGGGAATACAATCGCCCGGACTGACCTGTGCTCCCGCCATAGCCTGGATGGTAAGGGATTTGATCGAAGAAATCAGCCCGGATCTGGAAGAGAATCTGGATCTCCAGCTTAAAAAAGATTTTGATCCGACTTTGCCCCATCATCCTCATCTTCGAGATTTTTCCGACTGCCGGCAGAACTGGCAGCCTCAGTTCGAAAAAAACCGCGATTACGGACAGGTCGTCTGCAGGTGTGAACATGTGACCAGAGGAGAGATCATCGATGCTCTCGATAGACCTCTGGTATCGCCGACTCTTGACGGGATAAAAAGAAGAACCAGAGCTGGCGGTGGCAGATGTCAGGGCGGTTTTTGCGGACCGCGCGTGGCCGAAATAATTGCTGAAGAGCTGGGAATTTCTCCTCTGGAAGTGACCAAAAGCGGTCCCGGATCGGAAATTTTAGCCGAGAGGGTCAAAGATTTGAAACCGGATTCCGACTTAACTTACGGGGTAGGTGAAAGCCATGATTAA
- a CDS encoding desulfoferrodoxin FeS4 iron-binding domain-containing protein, giving the protein MSVSKEGQVYRCDVCGNVVKVLEVGGGELVCCGQPMNAVSSYEG; this is encoded by the coding sequence ATGTCTGTCAGCAAAGAAGGTCAGGTTTACCGTTGTGATGTGTGCGGCAATGTTGTAAAAGTTCTGGAAGTCGGAGGAGGAGAGCTGGTCTGCTGTGGACAGCCCATGAATGCTGTTTCCAGCTATGAAGGGTAA
- the dut gene encoding dUTP diphosphatase, producing the protein MKIEIKRLDDEIPLPDYQHAGDAGMDIYSAESKTLAPGERGLVMTGLKVAVPEYHAGFVYPRSGLALDEGVTVLNADGVIDPGYRGEVGVLLINHGQSEFEIKKGDRIAQLIVQKVEEVEWKEVEKLSRSERGEGGFGHTGKN; encoded by the coding sequence TTGAAAATAGAGATTAAAAGACTTGATGATGAGATTCCTCTGCCCGATTACCAGCACGCTGGCGATGCAGGGATGGATATATACTCGGCCGAATCGAAAACCCTGGCACCGGGCGAGAGAGGACTCGTAATGACCGGACTCAAGGTGGCCGTGCCGGAATATCATGCAGGCTTTGTTTATCCGCGCAGCGGCCTGGCTCTGGATGAAGGCGTTACAGTTTTGAATGCTGATGGAGTCATCGATCCAGGTTACCGGGGTGAGGTGGGCGTTTTGCTCATCAATCACGGTCAGAGCGAGTTCGAAATTAAAAAAGGCGATAGGATTGCCCAGTTAATAGTTCAAAAAGTGGAAGAGGTCGAATGGAAGGAAGTTGAGAAGCTTTCCAGATCTGAAAGAGGAGAGGGTGGATTCGGTCATACAGGCAAAAATTAA
- a CDS encoding cell wall hydrolase, producing the protein MLRILSATHSGCKSRFDRGKLILTISLIFLVISCALLAETAETARYRLIYVVGEGDTLSQIAGEFGVSTSELAEWNGINNNSAVRIGSELEIPVRGEKTERNFDKSLTERENSFSLASDREMAVTVNQGSERPKLDHIDQSDLITYHVNAGDTLYDVARSFNTSMSVLRELNDMEDNTLRSGEEIVVPITELSEREALARSISDQEFELLSRIIHGEAQGEPHLGRVAVGAVVLNRVLSHRFPNSISEVIYDQGQFSPVQDGSYQQQPSADSRQAAREAINGKDPTGGALFFYNPDKATDREWTQRREKVVTIGNHVFMK; encoded by the coding sequence ATGCTGCGAATATTATCTGCCACCCATTCTGGCTGTAAAAGCAGGTTTGACAGAGGAAAGCTTATTTTGACGATCAGTCTGATCTTTCTAGTGATTTCATGTGCTTTGCTGGCCGAAACTGCAGAAACAGCAAGATACCGACTGATTTATGTTGTGGGAGAGGGTGATACTCTCAGCCAGATCGCCGGCGAATTTGGCGTATCGACATCTGAGCTGGCGGAATGGAATGGCATCAACAACAATTCGGCGGTTCGGATCGGCAGTGAGCTGGAAATTCCCGTCAGAGGTGAAAAGACAGAAAGAAATTTTGATAAATCATTGACCGAAAGAGAAAACAGCTTTTCGCTAGCTTCGGACAGAGAAATGGCAGTGACAGTAAATCAAGGCAGCGAGAGACCAAAACTTGATCACATTGACCAGAGCGATCTCATCACCTACCATGTGAATGCTGGCGATACACTGTATGATGTGGCCAGAAGTTTTAACACATCGATGAGCGTCTTACGCGAACTAAACGATATGGAAGATAACACTCTCCGCAGCGGAGAGGAAATAGTCGTCCCCATCACTGAATTGAGCGAAAGAGAGGCCCTGGCCCGCTCTATTTCTGATCAGGAATTCGAACTTCTGAGCAGGATCATTCACGGCGAAGCGCAGGGAGAACCTCATCTGGGGCGCGTGGCTGTTGGGGCTGTGGTTTTAAACAGGGTCTTAAGTCACCGCTTTCCCAACAGCATCAGCGAGGTCATATATGATCAGGGACAGTTTTCTCCGGTGCAGGACGGTTCCTATCAGCAGCAGCCATCGGCCGATTCTCGTCAGGCAGCCAGAGAAGCGATCAACGGCAAAGATCCAACCGGAGGTGCTCTTTTCTTTTACAATCCTGACAAAGCAACGGATAGAGAATGGACTCAGCGGCGAGAGAAGGTAGTTACTATCGGCAATCATGTATTCATGAAATAA
- the pepV gene encoding dipeptidase PepV, with protein sequence MEFADLEEIIHKYREDMISALKKLVSYESVEGESQPGSPFGEEVAACLEEALNISEDLGLETKNYEGYAGAVEIGEGEDLLGILCHLDVVPAGSDWSYPPFEAIEADDRIYGRGTLDNKGPAVGAIFALKALKELDIELDKRVRVILGTNEESGFAGIKYYRENAEIPELAFSPDAVFPAIHAEKGILIFDLVSEYDNRGNNSSKAADLSGEVKLVDIEGGEAPNMVPDRCRARLKGDFDYLLQEVESANECRPEDIRLELNRGDEYFHLIQYGVAAHGSKPQDGKNAVSYLMAFLDALNLVNDNLSRFCSSYNELIGLDYLGKNIGCALKDDVSGNLVFNVGKIKADDNRSSLTVNIRYPVKETAEKVYEGIENKIADHGLKLVKKEHKEPLFVDKDDPLVETLMRVYNNITGEEAEPIAIGGGTYARSMPKAVAFGPLFPGESELAHQKDEFIKIESLLKNAAIYACAIAELASDTKLG encoded by the coding sequence ATGGAATTTGCAGATTTAGAAGAGATAATCCATAAATACAGGGAGGATATGATCTCTGCGCTGAAAAAGCTGGTCTCATATGAAAGCGTGGAAGGAGAAAGCCAGCCGGGAAGTCCTTTCGGAGAAGAGGTTGCTGCCTGTCTGGAGGAAGCTTTGAACATCTCGGAAGATCTGGGATTGGAGACAAAAAATTATGAAGGGTATGCCGGTGCTGTTGAAATCGGAGAGGGGGAAGATCTTTTAGGAATACTCTGTCATCTTGACGTAGTGCCTGCAGGTAGTGACTGGAGTTATCCACCTTTTGAAGCGATCGAAGCTGATGATCGAATTTACGGTCGCGGCACTCTGGACAATAAAGGGCCGGCTGTGGGAGCTATTTTTGCCCTCAAAGCTTTAAAAGAGCTGGATATTGAGCTGGATAAAAGAGTCAGAGTCATACTGGGAACCAACGAGGAGAGCGGATTTGCTGGCATAAAATATTATCGGGAAAATGCAGAAATTCCGGAGCTGGCCTTTAGTCCTGATGCTGTTTTTCCCGCCATTCACGCAGAAAAAGGAATACTTATTTTCGATCTGGTTTCTGAATACGATAACAGGGGCAATAACAGCAGCAAAGCTGCTGACTTAAGCGGTGAAGTTAAACTGGTCGATATCGAAGGCGGCGAGGCACCAAACATGGTCCCGGATCGCTGCCGGGCCCGTCTGAAAGGAGATTTTGATTATCTGCTTCAGGAGGTCGAAAGTGCCAACGAATGCCGACCTGAAGATATTCGACTTGAGCTCAACAGAGGAGACGAATATTTTCACCTTATTCAGTACGGCGTGGCAGCTCACGGCAGCAAACCGCAGGACGGTAAAAATGCTGTTTCATACCTGATGGCGTTTTTGGATGCTCTGAACCTTGTTAATGACAATTTAAGCCGTTTTTGCAGCTCTTATAATGAATTGATCGGTCTCGATTATCTGGGGAAAAATATCGGCTGCGCTCTAAAAGATGATGTCTCCGGAAACCTGGTGTTCAATGTGGGTAAAATAAAGGCTGATGATAATCGATCTAGCCTGACAGTCAATATCAGATACCCCGTCAAGGAGACTGCCGAAAAAGTTTATGAGGGGATCGAAAATAAGATAGCCGACCACGGCTTAAAACTGGTTAAAAAAGAGCATAAAGAGCCGCTATTTGTCGATAAAGATGATCCGCTGGTGGAAACTTTGATGAGAGTTTATAACAACATAACAGGAGAAGAGGCTGAACCGATAGCTATCGGCGGCGGTACTTATGCCCGTTCCATGCCCAAAGCTGTGGCTTTCGGGCCTTTATTTCCGGGGGAATCCGAGCTCGCCCATCAAAAAGACGAGTTTATAAAAATCGAAAGTCTGCTGAAGAACGCGGCAATATATGCCTGTGCCATCGCCGAGCTGGCCTCCGATACAAAACTGGGATAA
- a CDS encoding DUF1667 domain-containing protein: protein MSENEIEETLICVNCPKGCRIEVEAEGDEIINMDGYECALGRDYAIEEFKNPTRILPTTVRVKGGVLPLVPVKSEDPLPKNKIGRAMRELAEVEVPAPVQLGQTVKSNVAGTDVDMVATRTVKKDGSSTPENKTDKRKRNREKVC from the coding sequence ATGAGTGAAAATGAGATCGAAGAAACCTTAATCTGCGTCAATTGCCCCAAAGGCTGCCGCATAGAAGTGGAAGCTGAAGGTGATGAAATAATAAATATGGATGGCTATGAGTGTGCACTGGGACGCGATTACGCCATCGAAGAGTTTAAAAACCCCACCCGAATTCTGCCCACTACTGTGAGAGTTAAGGGAGGAGTGCTGCCGCTGGTTCCGGTTAAATCCGAAGATCCGCTGCCCAAAAACAAGATCGGCAGGGCAATGAGAGAACTGGCTGAGGTCGAAGTTCCGGCGCCTGTCCAGCTGGGACAGACTGTAAAATCGAACGTTGCTGGTACAGATGTCGACATGGTGGCCACCCGCACAGTCAAAAAAGATGGTTCTTCAACCCCAGAAAATAAAACTGACAAAAGAAAAAGAAATCGCGAAAAAGTCTGTTGA
- a CDS encoding TIGR00153 family protein, with amino-acid sequence MEDLMGEERELIDLYREHTQLVRDCLESFCEAFESFLEEGMTADTRDLIEDVNESESEADRVRRDIIKLLIEKRFLLSNTRRDFLTLLEYTDKVADYSESTLDYLMLESVAISGEDRKDLINIMKITADMFEYLQEAVDLVFRDYELALERVAEIEKMESDIDTLEKKLIARFSNRENLKPGEKALYRDILIMITDLSDIIEDAGDEIEVIVALRRL; translated from the coding sequence ATGGAAGATTTGATGGGAGAGGAAAGAGAATTAATCGATCTTTACCGGGAACACACTCAGCTGGTCAGAGACTGCCTGGAATCATTCTGTGAAGCTTTTGAATCTTTTCTGGAAGAGGGTATGACAGCCGATACCAGAGACCTGATTGAAGATGTCAATGAGAGCGAATCGGAAGCTGATAGAGTCAGAAGAGATATAATCAAACTTTTGATCGAAAAAAGATTTCTGCTCTCCAACACCCGCAGGGATTTCTTAACACTGCTTGAGTACACGGATAAAGTAGCTGACTATTCTGAAAGCACTCTCGATTACCTTATGCTCGAATCAGTTGCAATTTCGGGCGAAGACAGAAAAGATTTGATCAATATAATGAAAATCACCGCGGATATGTTCGAATATCTTCAGGAAGCGGTCGATCTGGTATTCCGCGATTATGAACTCGCCCTGGAAAGAGTGGCCGAAATCGAAAAGATGGAATCGGATATCGATACCCTGGAGAAAAAATTGATTGCCCGATTTTCCAACAGGGAAAACCTAAAACCCGGGGAAAAAGCTCTTTACAGGGACATTCTTATCATGATCACCGATCTTTCCGATATAATTGAGGATGCTGGCGATGAAATAGAGGTTATTGTAGCGCTCAGAAGATTATAA
- the mtnA gene encoding S-methyl-5-thioribose-1-phosphate isomerase: MKHQTMELKKDELVLLDQRKLPGKVEYYTAEDFREVAEAISKMVVRGAPAIGAVGAAGIYLAALEYRKMSAQEAFQQVNKAAEILKEARPTAVNLSWAVDRMMRVLQKNKNKNREALLRVLENEARNIAQEDVETNRQIGLYGHTVISDNSSVLTHCNTGALATVDFGTALGVIRESFRRNKNIHVYATETRPRLQGARLTAFELVEENIPATLIVESAVAPKLRAGEIDVVIVGADRIAANGDTANKIGTYMISELAQLHSVPFYVAAPRSTVDYSLNSGQEIEIERRSREEVVNIGGSRIAPEDITVDNPAFDITPAENITGIITEHGIISPPFKSGLDEIKDD; this comes from the coding sequence ATGAAACATCAAACCATGGAGCTAAAAAAAGATGAACTGGTCCTGCTGGACCAGCGGAAATTGCCAGGGAAGGTTGAATATTACACTGCGGAAGATTTTCGCGAGGTCGCTGAGGCCATAAGCAAGATGGTGGTGAGGGGAGCGCCGGCTATTGGAGCTGTCGGAGCTGCTGGTATCTATCTGGCCGCTCTGGAATACAGAAAAATGAGCGCTCAAGAGGCTTTTCAGCAGGTAAATAAAGCAGCCGAAATATTGAAAGAAGCCCGACCGACGGCTGTAAATTTGAGCTGGGCAGTCGATAGAATGATGAGAGTTTTGCAGAAAAACAAAAACAAAAATAGAGAGGCTCTTCTGCGGGTGCTGGAAAATGAAGCGCGCAATATAGCTCAGGAAGATGTCGAGACCAATCGCCAGATCGGACTCTATGGCCACACAGTAATTTCCGATAACAGCAGTGTTTTGACCCACTGCAATACCGGGGCTCTGGCCACGGTCGATTTTGGCACAGCTCTGGGGGTTATCAGAGAGTCCTTCAGGCGCAACAAAAATATTCATGTTTATGCCACCGAAACCCGTCCCAGGCTGCAGGGAGCAAGATTGACCGCTTTCGAACTGGTTGAAGAAAATATTCCCGCCACTCTGATAGTTGAAAGCGCCGTCGCTCCCAAATTGAGAGCCGGCGAAATAGATGTGGTTATAGTCGGGGCCGATAGAATTGCCGCCAACGGAGATACCGCCAACAAGATCGGAACCTATATGATCTCCGAACTGGCTCAACTCCACAGCGTGCCCTTTTATGTTGCCGCTCCGCGCTCAACGGTTGATTATTCTCTGAACAGCGGTCAGGAGATAGAGATAGAGCGCAGATCGCGGGAAGAGGTCGTGAACATTGGTGGCAGCCGGATTGCTCCCGAGGATATAACGGTCGATAACCCTGCTTTCGATATAACTCCGGCCGAAAATATCACGGGCATCATCACCGAACACGGCATAATAAGTCCACCATTTAAATCGGGACTTGACGAGATTAAAGACGATTAA
- a CDS encoding helicase C-terminal domain-containing protein, which yields MDSKKMLSPSTVEFMQEKIVKADSNEVFFAGSFNEEKNAVESVRVIGRGNEKMAPAVTSQLEPGECVIHNHPSGDLRPSAADIKIASRMGDRGIGFIIIDNEVSEAYVVVEPAAVATREELSEDKLCSHLQKGSSLEKILPGFQERKEQLKVLSRAISAFNEREKVLIEAGTGVGKSFAYLLPAIYWSQLNGDTVVVSTNTINLQQQLIEKDIIQLKKILPFDFQAVLVKGRSNYVCLRRVKQMISSGSEEEEGEKEEEKESRAEKVAEYIDSLAKESEDFGGSFSDLDLSLSREIRSQLKSESDLCLGSSCHYFENCYFHKAREQLHRSDILVVNHHLLLSDVVLKGVQAGIMPRFDKLVVDEAHNLSEAAHNISGQEFYPPELLRTLKRLRNSRGSPLVRLRNMEVEISANLKGEIYPLIDNKIWPLCRRIEESLNQYGRELLKLLSEDEHRLRLEAGVLNEEDKNSWQEAGFGLLEKLDELHNYLSRAIDLLQAAEDEERPGQKGIMGEIVGYADRIKNFFNSLEINLDFKSHSDDFVFWLQRENHRSIYQIRQKNSRIEVDEFLNEVLYSRLTTLVLTSATLATSGDFSYFKSKLGLENASELQLSSPFDYKNQVKVYASRDLPPVNDSDFVAKISPYLADFLRESQGGSLLLFTSYKMLNETRYELKTKIKDKGPELLVQGESSRRKILERMKRKDRSILLGTASFWEGIDVPGDSLSNLVIMRLPFSVPTDPLFAARQERVEERGGSPFMEVALPRAIIRFKQGFGRLIRSRDDTGNILIMDRRILARRYGQHFLDSLPDGCEVNDGLP from the coding sequence ATGGACAGCAAAAAGATGCTTTCCCCCAGCACAGTCGAATTTATGCAGGAAAAAATTGTAAAAGCTGACAGCAATGAGGTCTTTTTTGCCGGCAGCTTCAATGAGGAAAAAAATGCTGTAGAATCCGTCAGGGTAATAGGTCGGGGTAACGAAAAGATGGCCCCGGCTGTAACCTCACAGCTCGAACCGGGGGAGTGCGTAATACATAATCATCCTTCCGGAGATCTACGGCCCTCAGCTGCCGATATTAAAATTGCCTCCAGAATGGGTGATAGAGGAATAGGCTTTATTATAATCGACAATGAAGTTTCGGAAGCCTATGTGGTGGTGGAACCGGCCGCTGTGGCCACACGCGAAGAGCTTTCCGAAGATAAACTCTGCAGTCATCTGCAGAAGGGCAGCAGTCTGGAAAAAATACTCCCCGGTTTTCAGGAGAGAAAAGAACAGCTGAAAGTTTTGAGCAGGGCAATCTCCGCTTTTAACGAGCGGGAAAAGGTGCTGATAGAAGCGGGCACAGGAGTCGGGAAATCCTTTGCCTATCTGCTGCCGGCCATATACTGGAGTCAGCTGAATGGAGATACCGTGGTCGTTTCCACCAATACAATAAATCTGCAGCAGCAGCTGATCGAGAAGGATATTATCCAGCTTAAAAAAATTCTTCCTTTCGATTTCCAGGCGGTCCTTGTCAAGGGGAGGAGCAATTACGTCTGTCTGAGAAGGGTTAAACAGATGATCTCCAGCGGCAGCGAGGAGGAAGAGGGAGAAAAGGAGGAAGAAAAAGAGAGCAGAGCGGAAAAAGTGGCGGAATACATCGACAGCTTGGCCAAGGAAAGCGAGGATTTTGGGGGCAGCTTCAGCGATCTTGATCTTTCTTTATCCCGGGAAATCAGATCTCAGCTGAAATCTGAAAGCGATCTGTGCCTCGGTTCCAGCTGTCATTATTTCGAAAACTGTTATTTTCATAAAGCCCGTGAGCAGTTACACCGCAGCGATATTCTGGTGGTCAATCATCATCTTTTGCTCTCCGATGTTGTTCTGAAGGGAGTTCAGGCCGGAATTATGCCGCGCTTTGATAAGCTGGTGGTCGACGAAGCCCACAACCTTTCTGAGGCCGCTCACAATATAAGCGGTCAGGAATTTTATCCGCCGGAGCTTTTGCGCACCCTGAAAAGGCTTAGAAACTCGCGCGGATCTCCGCTTGTCCGCCTGAGAAATATGGAGGTCGAAATTTCCGCAAATTTAAAAGGGGAGATATATCCCCTGATCGACAATAAAATCTGGCCCCTATGCCGCCGAATCGAGGAATCTCTTAACCAGTATGGAAGAGAGCTGCTCAAGCTGCTTTCCGAAGATGAGCACAGGCTGAGGCTGGAGGCAGGAGTTTTGAATGAGGAGGATAAAAATTCCTGGCAGGAGGCCGGCTTTGGGCTGCTCGAAAAGCTTGATGAGCTGCATAATTATTTGAGCAGAGCTATTGATCTTCTGCAGGCTGCAGAAGATGAGGAAAGACCCGGACAGAAAGGAATAATGGGAGAAATTGTCGGTTATGCCGATCGTATTAAAAACTTTTTTAATTCTCTGGAGATAAATCTTGATTTTAAAAGCCACAGCGATGATTTTGTCTTCTGGCTGCAGCGAGAAAATCACCGCAGTATATATCAGATAAGACAGAAAAACTCCCGCATCGAGGTGGATGAATTTCTGAATGAAGTGCTTTACTCGCGTCTTACCACCCTGGTTTTGACATCGGCAACCCTGGCCACCAGCGGAGATTTTTCCTATTTTAAATCCAAACTGGGGCTGGAAAATGCATCTGAACTGCAGCTTTCATCTCCTTTCGATTATAAAAACCAGGTAAAAGTCTATGCCTCACGGGATCTGCCGCCTGTGAACGACAGCGATTTTGTGGCCAAAATAAGTCCCTATCTGGCAGATTTTCTGCGGGAAAGCCAGGGAGGCTCACTGCTTTTATTTACTTCCTATAAGATGCTCAATGAAACCCGGTATGAGCTAAAAACAAAAATCAAAGACAAAGGTCCTGAACTTCTGGTTCAGGGGGAGTCATCCCGTCGAAAAATACTGGAACGGATGAAAAGAAAGGACAGGTCGATTTTGCTGGGAACTGCCAGTTTTTGGGAAGGTATAGATGTGCCGGGGGACTCTCTCAGCAACCTGGTGATCATGCGTCTGCCTTTTTCTGTGCCGACCGACCCGCTTTTCGCTGCTCGACAGGAACGAGTCGAGGAGCGCGGGGGCAGTCCCTTTATGGAAGTAGCTCTGCCCCGGGCGATAATTAGGTTTAAGCAGGGTTTTGGCAGACTTATAAGATCGAGAGACGACACAGGTAATATTTTGATCATGGACCGGCGCATCCTTGCCCGCCGCTACGGTCAGCACTTTCTTGATTCGCTGCCGGACGGGTGCGAGGTCAATGACGGATTACCCTGA
- a CDS encoding NAD(P)/FAD-dependent oxidoreductase, which produces MIKKCELAIIGAGPAGLAAAISAYDAGVEDVVLLERDKYLGGILQQCIHNGFGIDYFDEELTGPEYAERFIREVRNRDIDVKMNTMVLDINEDKLISALNEEEGVINLKAESVVLAMGCRERTRESIKIPGHRPAGVLTAGTAQRYINIEGYLPGKEAVILGSGDVGLIMARRLTLEGADVKAVLEIMPYSSGLIRNKVQCLDDFGIPLKYQHTVKRIHGQERLEAVDIVQVDDDFNEIPGTEERISCDTLLLSVGLIPENELSKEMGLDVLPDSGGVKVNEKRETEIPGVFACGNVLQVHDLVDYVSEEAEIAGQAAADYILGDLAGRDEKVPVSAGLGINYVIPHELEYLSRGENRLKFFMRVDSPQEDVNIEVATPRGGKIASYGRDIVTPGEMESVTVPYQLFDRAENLKELKISLTRKEED; this is translated from the coding sequence ATGATTAAAAAATGCGAACTGGCCATCATAGGTGCCGGTCCAGCCGGTCTGGCAGCGGCCATTTCCGCCTATGATGCCGGTGTAGAGGACGTTGTTCTGCTGGAAAGAGATAAATATCTGGGTGGTATTCTTCAGCAGTGCATACACAACGGTTTCGGCATAGATTATTTCGATGAAGAACTTACCGGACCTGAGTACGCCGAAAGATTCATAAGGGAAGTCAGAAACAGAGATATCGATGTTAAAATGAACACTATGGTTTTGGATATAAACGAAGATAAACTGATAAGCGCGCTCAATGAAGAGGAAGGGGTGATCAATCTCAAAGCCGAGTCGGTGGTGCTTGCCATGGGCTGCCGGGAACGAACCAGAGAATCGATAAAGATTCCCGGACACAGACCGGCCGGAGTGCTGACAGCGGGAACCGCTCAGCGTTATATTAATATCGAGGGCTATCTTCCGGGAAAAGAGGCGGTAATTCTCGGTTCTGGCGATGTAGGTCTAATAATGGCCCGCAGATTGACGCTGGAAGGAGCCGATGTCAAAGCCGTGCTGGAGATAATGCCCTATTCCTCGGGGCTTATAAGAAACAAAGTGCAGTGTCTGGATGATTTTGGCATCCCTCTCAAATATCAGCATACGGTTAAAAGAATACACGGCCAGGAGAGGCTCGAAGCTGTCGACATCGTGCAGGTCGATGATGATTTTAATGAAATCCCGGGCACCGAGGAAAGGATAAGCTGTGACACATTACTGCTCTCGGTAGGATTGATACCGGAAAATGAGCTGAGTAAAGAGATGGGGCTTGACGTGCTGCCCGACAGCGGCGGGGTTAAAGTAAACGAAAAAAGAGAGACAGAGATTCCGGGTGTTTTTGCCTGCGGCAATGTGCTTCAGGTTCACGATCTGGTCGATTATGTAAGTGAAGAAGCAGAGATAGCCGGGCAGGCAGCAGCGGATTACATTCTGGGAGATCTTGCCGGCCGGGATGAAAAAGTACCTGTCTCTGCCGGTCTGGGTATAAATTATGTGATTCCTCACGAGCTGGAATATCTCTCCCGGGGTGAGAACCGGCTGAAGTTCTTTATGAGAGTTGATTCTCCTCAAGAAGACGTAAATATCGAAGTTGCCACTCCCCGGGGTGGAAAGATAGCATCTTACGGAAGAGATATCGTAACCCCCGGTGAGATGGAATCTGTCACTGTTCCCTATCAGCTTTTCGATAGAGCTGAAAACCTTAAAGAACTGAAAATTTCTCTGACCAGAAAGGAGGAGGACTGA